In Haloarchaeobius amylolyticus, the genomic window GCGTAGAAACAGGGACGGGGAGTTCGTTCCGGTGCTCGATTACTACTTCCCGGCCGCTTCTCGCCTCGATGGTCGGGCCCGGGAAGAGACCATTGTATCCCCAAACCGTGGTTTCGTATCCTGGGAGGATTTCGACTGTCCCCTCTTGTTGTGTGATTTCGTAGTAGTCCGTCGTCTCGTCGGTTCGACTCGGTTCAAGAACTGGAGGCACAGGAAGTGGGGCCTCGAACTGTTCTACACGAGGACTCGTCACAGTGGCGGATTCAACGAGACGGCCAACAGGTCCTGCAGTCCTTCCAAGAGGGATTCCAAGTCCCACACCGGCCATCAGACCTAGTTTCGAGAACTTTCTTCGGCTGAACTTCATTTCTCAGCCCAAGGAAAGGCCCGATCAGCGGTCAAGCTTCACGTAAACATGTTGCCCTCGATGCCTCCACCTCTACCCATACACGGTGGGGAACACCAGGTGAAGACTGAGTTTTCGATAATGAGAAGGTGAACATGTGTACGTCAAGCCTGATTCATCGACACGGACTCTTCCTATGTGATGACGTCAGTAACTGACCTACAGTGGAAACAGATCGTCGTTGGTGGCATCGCACCCTACGTTATCTCGACAGGGTTGCTCATTGCAGGAATCGTCGTATACACGTTCGTCGTTGCGTTCGGAACGGGAGGAGAGCCCGCCCCTAATGCATTACAGCAGTTCAACACAGTTTCGGGTACGATACTCTTCCCCATCGCGACGATCTTACTGACTGTCGTCGCATCGGGCTGGGTTGCTCGTCAAGCAGACCCTGATGCAGTAACGTCCCACGGCATTGCAGTAGGTATCCTTGCGGGGATCGTGGGCCTAGCCTTTGGAGCCCTCGATCCGATGATGTTCTTGCGCTTCGTCGTCATCGTTGGTGCGGGATTACTCGGGGCGAGGCTATTTTCTGCCTCTTAGGATTGGTAACTCAGCTATGAATAATTCGATCGACTCCCTTAATGAGGACATCGGATTCGTCCTGGTTCATGGGGCAGGGTTTGATGTGTGGATCTGGGAGAACGTAGCTCCGCTTATCGAGGCCCCAACGCTATCGGCTTCGTTCCCTGCCCGGAAGGCAGACCAATCTGCGCGAGACAGTCTTCGATTGGTCGGTTACACGGGTGCGATCCTTGAACAAGTAGATGAGTGGGACGTTCGACGCGTTGTTCTCGTCGGACATTCTGTTGGTGGGACGGTTTGCGTTGAGCTCGCCGACTGCCTCTCTGAACGAGTTGTAGGTCTTGTCGGTGTGTGTGCGGGAATCCCAGCTCCCGGCCAGTCTTTCCTCTCCAGTTTCCCGTTGCATCAACGAATCGTTCAGAAGTTCATACTACGCTTTAGCGGAACGAGGCCTCCGGAAAGTGTCATCCGACTCTCACTCTGTGCAGAATTGAGCGACACACAAACAGACTACATCGTCTCTGAATTCATCCCGGAATCACGTCATCTCTTTACCGATGCGGTGAAAGGAGAAATCCCAGAGATACCAACCAGATACATTCGAACGCGCTCCGATAAGTCGATCTCCGCTAACCAGCAGGACAAGATAGTTGATGCTATGGGTGCTGACGATGTTGTCACGCTTGACACGGGCCACCTGCCGATGCTGAGCAGTCCTGCCGAGTTGGCGTCTGCGCTTACTGACTTCGCAGATCAAATTCGGTGACAATAAAATCTGCTACGAGGGTTCGCTAAACGAGCCTCCACAGGCTTCGCCTAGCGGCTCAGGATACTCTTCTATTGTTACCTGGGAAAGAAATAATTTCACATTGACGTTTACAGATGCTCGTAAGACGAGACAGTTACTCTTGGACCCACACCGGATCATCTTCGTAAACATGTTCATCTGAATACTGATGCAAAAACGCGTACAGATATCTGCTGATGAGCTGCTTAACGAAACTCAAGAGAGACGCTGTGAGACACGGTTCCAGATCGGGAACCCAACTACCCAAGCTTGTCATCAGCGGGGGACTACAATGAGCCAATCTGGACCGAATCAAAAGGCTTTGATCATCGGCTGCGGGGTCGCCGGACCGGTCCTCGCGCTGTACCTCCAGCGAATCGGGATCACGCCAGTGATATACGAAGGACGACCAGAGCCACAAGACGACGCGGGATTCTTCCTCAACCTCGCTGAGAACGGAACGGATGTTCTGGAGACGCTCGGAATCAGGGAGGAAGTCCTCAGCGAGGGCCACGAATCGAACCGACTAGTCTTCCAGAACCACAAGCAAAACGAGCTCGGTGAAAATCACTCTGAGACGGTGCTGATCAAGCGAGGACTCCTGACCAAAGGTCTCCGCGAAGCGGCGACAGATCAGGGTATCACTGTGAAGTTTGGCAAGCGTCTCACGGACGTCCAGATTCCACACAATGACATGGTTATCGCGTATTTCGACGATGGCACAGAAGTCCACGGAGATCTCCTCATCGGCTGTGATGGAATTCATTCACAAACTCGGCGCTCCATTCTCCCCAACGCACCCGATCCCGAATATACGGGAATCATAGACTCCGGGGCGTTCACCAGAAATGACTCGATTCCACCGTCGGATGGAGTGATGAAGATGACGTTTGGTGTGGACGGGTTCTTCGGCTATC contains:
- a CDS encoding alpha/beta fold hydrolase, with protein sequence MNNSIDSLNEDIGFVLVHGAGFDVWIWENVAPLIEAPTLSASFPARKADQSARDSLRLVGYTGAILEQVDEWDVRRVVLVGHSVGGTVCVELADCLSERVVGLVGVCAGIPAPGQSFLSSFPLHQRIVQKFILRFSGTRPPESVIRLSLCAELSDTQTDYIVSEFIPESRHLFTDAVKGEIPEIPTRYIRTRSDKSISANQQDKIVDAMGADDVVTLDTGHLPMLSSPAELASALTDFADQIR
- a CDS encoding FAD-dependent oxidoreductase produces the protein MSQSGPNQKALIIGCGVAGPVLALYLQRIGITPVIYEGRPEPQDDAGFFLNLAENGTDVLETLGIREEVLSEGHESNRLVFQNHKQNELGENHSETVLIKRGLLTKGLREAATDQGITVKFGKRLTDVQIPHNDMVIAYFDDGTEVHGDLLIGCDGIHSQTRRSILPNAPDPEYTGIIDSGAFTRNDSIPPSDGVMKMTFGVDGFFGYQKVPTGEIYWFENHEREKAPDRAELDAISQSEWREKLLRLHEDDHDEVTEIIRSTDSEIGKWPVYDLPSLPTWHKKTVCLIGDAAHATSPHVGQGASLAMEDAVVLAKCLRDVEEVPQAFETFESLRRDRVEEIVEISRETGNQKAPSNLVTRKIRDLVLPFFLKRGVEKFEKIYSYRVDWSEPV